Proteins encoded in a region of the Marinitoga sp. 38H-ov genome:
- a CDS encoding QueT transporter family protein translates to MFFLKTKNLVLAGVVAALYVALTVVLAPISYGPLQVRVSEALTVLPFFNPIFIPALYVGAMLANIFGGFGAIDIFLGSALTLLAAFLTYKMPNKFLAPLPPVIVNAFGVSAYVAPLANVPYWPTVFWIGIGELIACYVLGLPLLIFLEKRGIFEK, encoded by the coding sequence GTGTTTTTTTTGAAAACAAAAAACTTAGTATTGGCAGGTGTGGTTGCAGCATTATATGTTGCATTAACTGTGGTTTTAGCTCCTATTAGCTATGGACCACTACAAGTAAGAGTTTCTGAAGCATTGACAGTATTACCTTTTTTTAATCCTATTTTCATTCCAGCTTTGTATGTTGGTGCAATGCTAGCAAATATCTTTGGAGGTTTTGGAGCTATTGATATTTTTTTAGGTAGCGCTTTAACTTTATTAGCAGCATTTTTAACTTATAAAATGCCTAATAAATTTTTAGCTCCTTTGCCACCAGTAATTGTAAATGCTTTTGGCGTTTCTGCATATGTTGCACCATTAGCAAATGTTCCATATTGGCCTACTGTTTTTTGGATTGGAATAGGTGAATTAATAGCTTGTTATGTTTTAGGATTACCATTATTAATTTTCTTAGAAAAAAGAGGTATTTTTGAAAAATAA
- a CDS encoding folylpolyglutamate synthase/dihydrofolate synthase family protein — protein sequence MILNLKEAVEYIYDRRGGTRIKYGLERINKLCELLGNPQKDFPVIHVTGTNGKGSTSKAIHDILKGHGYNVGLYISPHLTNITERIKINSIPIKEQEFIEILNDMIIHIEKMDSKKDMSPSFFEIITALALKYFSIKKVDVVVLEVGLGGRLDATNVVNSDVSVITTVQYDHMNLLGNTLEEIAFEKSGIIKKGNNVVLGNVSESAKKIIYDKANDVGVNKIFEFNKDYNYNNPIFSLNWNSINYKSIFNNIDNIIYKANGTYQPHNVSTAIMAVEAFLDKKGMKLDVDNTKKSLKNFIWEGRFELLEYNNKRFILEGAHNISGALALKNSIKTYLKKFSKAALIGILDDKDFEGMVKILSDDFDYIVVTQVPNKRSEKPEEVYNLFKKYSKNVVFEKDPIEAFKKLYSTPYDYYFITGSLYLVGKIRGYMLNLEEI from the coding sequence ATGATTTTGAATTTGAAGGAAGCAGTTGAATATATATACGATAGGCGTGGTGGAACTAGAATAAAATATGGATTAGAAAGAATAAATAAATTATGTGAATTATTGGGGAATCCTCAAAAGGATTTCCCAGTTATTCATGTAACTGGGACTAATGGAAAAGGGAGTACTTCAAAAGCTATACATGATATATTAAAAGGTCATGGATACAATGTTGGACTTTACATATCTCCACATTTAACTAATATAACAGAAAGAATAAAAATAAATTCCATCCCTATAAAAGAACAAGAATTTATTGAGATATTAAATGATATGATAATACATATAGAAAAGATGGATTCAAAAAAAGACATGTCTCCGTCATTTTTTGAAATAATAACAGCTTTAGCTTTAAAATATTTTTCAATTAAGAAAGTAGATGTGGTTGTATTAGAAGTTGGTTTAGGAGGAAGATTAGATGCAACTAATGTAGTAAATTCTGATGTTTCAGTTATAACAACAGTTCAATATGATCATATGAATTTATTAGGAAATACATTGGAAGAAATTGCATTTGAAAAATCTGGGATTATTAAAAAAGGAAATAACGTGGTTTTGGGAAATGTTTCAGAATCTGCAAAAAAAATAATATACGACAAAGCAAATGATGTTGGAGTAAATAAAATATTTGAATTTAATAAAGATTACAATTATAATAACCCTATCTTTTCACTAAATTGGAATTCTATAAATTATAAAAGTATTTTCAACAATATAGATAACATAATATATAAAGCAAATGGTACTTATCAACCTCATAATGTTTCAACAGCAATAATGGCAGTTGAAGCTTTTTTAGACAAAAAAGGAATGAAATTAGATGTCGACAATACAAAAAAATCTCTCAAAAATTTTATATGGGAAGGTAGATTTGAACTATTAGAATATAATAATAAAAGATTTATTTTGGAGGGGGCACACAATATTTCCGGCGCTCTTGCATTAAAAAATTCAATTAAAACTTATTTGAAAAAGTTTAGTAAAGCTGCATTAATTGGTATTTTAGATGATAAAGATTTTGAAGGTATGGTAAAAATTTTATCTGATGATTTTGATTATATTGTAGTGACGCAAGTTCCTAATAAACGTTCGGAAAAACCTGAGGAAGTATATAATTTATTCAAAAAATATTCAAAAAATGTAGTTTTTGAAAAAGATCCTATAGAAGCATTTAAAAAATTATATTCTACTCCATATGACTATTATTTTATAACAGGCTCATTATATTTAGTGGGAAAAATTAGAGGATATATGCTTAATCTGGAGGAAATTTAA
- a CDS encoding ribose-phosphate pyrophosphokinase, whose amino-acid sequence MPFSMAHEIKIFSGSSNQTLAEKIVQYLGVRLSEVELERFADGEVNLRIGETVRGLDTFIIQSTSNPVNDNLMELLIMIDALKRASAKSIAVVIPYFGYARQDRKAKGRDPISAKLVANLLTVAGATRVVTIDLHAEQIQGFFDIPVDNLMGFPVFVNYFKNECEEFDPESSVVVSPDVGGVKRARKLAEKLNLPLAILDKRRPKDNVAEIVNIIGEVEGKTAIIFDDIIDTGGSLVGAAEMLKEKGAKKVIACATHGVLSKNAKEKLQNSVIEKIYVTDTIYHKDLPDKFTVLSVASLLGETIARIKNNLSVSILFK is encoded by the coding sequence ATGCCTTTTTCGATGGCCCATGAAATTAAAATATTTTCTGGTAGTTCAAATCAAACATTAGCTGAAAAAATAGTTCAATATTTAGGAGTTAGATTGAGTGAAGTTGAATTAGAAAGATTTGCAGATGGCGAGGTAAATTTAAGAATTGGTGAAACTGTTAGAGGATTGGATACATTTATTATTCAATCTACATCAAATCCTGTTAATGATAATTTAATGGAATTGCTTATAATGATTGACGCTTTAAAAAGAGCATCTGCTAAATCAATTGCAGTTGTAATTCCATATTTTGGTTATGCTAGGCAGGATAGAAAGGCAAAAGGTAGAGATCCCATATCAGCCAAATTAGTTGCTAATTTACTAACAGTTGCTGGAGCTACAAGGGTTGTTACAATAGATTTACACGCTGAACAGATTCAAGGTTTTTTTGATATTCCGGTAGATAATTTAATGGGATTCCCTGTATTTGTAAATTATTTTAAAAACGAATGTGAAGAATTTGATCCAGAAAGCTCTGTAGTAGTTTCTCCAGATGTAGGTGGTGTAAAGAGAGCGAGGAAATTAGCAGAAAAATTGAATTTACCTTTAGCTATTCTTGATAAAAGAAGACCAAAAGATAATGTTGCGGAGATTGTTAATATTATTGGAGAAGTAGAAGGAAAAACTGCAATTATATTTGATGATATAATTGATACAGGTGGTTCATTGGTTGGAGCTGCAGAAATGTTAAAAGAAAAAGGTGCAAAAAAAGTAATTGCTTGTGCGACACATGGAGTTCTTTCCAAAAATGCAAAAGAAAAGTTACAAAATTCGGTGATTGAAAAAATATATGTTACAGATACAATATATCATAAAGATTTGCCAGATAAATTTACAGTTTTATCAGTAGCTTCATTATTAGGTGAAACAATTGCAAGAATAAAAAATAATTTATCTGTAAGTATATTATTTAAGTGA
- a CDS encoding 50S ribosomal protein L25, protein MAKAYQLKAIERKENEKANHVKHQGFIPAVVYGPGLEEGNIHIKVSSVDTILMLEKIEETTPIQLVIEKENGEKYNVTTFLKTIQRHKVTDKPIHADFYVPSAGHKMHLNIPIEFTGEAKGLSRGGILEVHHHDLPVEILPKDIVEKFVVDISGLDINDHLTVKDLNISEDIDVLIDPEEIIVAITAPNVDTIAAESEEEGEEA, encoded by the coding sequence ATGGCAAAAGCATATCAGTTAAAAGCTATTGAAAGAAAGGAAAATGAAAAAGCGAATCACGTAAAACATCAAGGTTTTATACCTGCTGTTGTTTATGGACCAGGATTAGAAGAAGGAAATATACACATAAAAGTTTCTTCTGTTGATACAATATTAATGCTTGAAAAAATTGAAGAAACAACTCCAATCCAATTAGTTATTGAAAAAGAAAATGGCGAAAAATATAATGTTACAACGTTTTTAAAAACAATTCAAAGACATAAAGTTACAGATAAACCTATTCATGCAGACTTTTATGTTCCATCAGCTGGCCACAAAATGCACTTAAATATTCCTATAGAATTTACTGGAGAAGCAAAAGGTTTATCAAGAGGCGGAATTTTAGAAGTCCATCATCATGATTTACCAGTTGAAATATTACCAAAAGATATTGTTGAAAAATTTGTTGTAGATATTTCTGGTTTAGACATTAATGATCATTTAACTGTAAAAGATTTAAATATTTCAGAAGATATTGATGTATTAATAGATCCAGAAGAAATTATTGTTGCTATTACTGCGCCTAATGTTGATACAATAGCTGCTGAATCAGAAGAAGAGGGAGAAGAAGCTTAA
- a CDS encoding ATP-dependent 6-phosphofructokinase: MKRIALLNVGGDCPGLNSAIRAFVRKSALEDIEVLGVYDGFKGLLEDRVFVMTKEHVSGILERGGTILGSSKYDPTENIEDMNKLKENFKKYQITAFVIMSGHTGTGIALKLSDEGMPSIVIPATIDNDLPWTDFSIGFFTALETVTKTLDSLHSTASAGHRVIVVEVGGDEAGWLATLGGLTGGADYIIIPEIEFNPDNLINNIKKRYEEGKKFSIVVVQEKCNLSKYISTEGTPSEIVSKIIKENIQGVECRNVNLGYMQRGGTPVSFDRLIATMFSNKAIEYIKKGKVNIALALKGFEIYDVPFSQELLKNKEIDYKIYEMAKTFF; this comes from the coding sequence ATGAAAAGAATAGCTTTATTAAATGTTGGTGGAGATTGTCCTGGATTAAATAGTGCAATAAGGGCATTTGTTAGAAAATCAGCGCTAGAAGATATTGAAGTTTTAGGTGTTTATGATGGTTTTAAAGGATTGTTAGAAGATAGAGTTTTTGTAATGACAAAAGAGCATGTATCTGGTATTTTAGAAAGAGGTGGAACAATTTTAGGATCATCTAAATATGATCCAACAGAAAATATAGAAGATATGAATAAATTGAAGGAAAATTTTAAAAAATATCAAATTACTGCTTTTGTAATTATGAGTGGTCATACTGGTACGGGAATAGCATTAAAGTTATCTGATGAAGGAATGCCTTCAATTGTAATTCCCGCAACGATTGATAATGATTTACCTTGGACAGATTTTAGTATAGGTTTTTTTACAGCTTTAGAAACAGTTACAAAAACATTAGATTCCTTACATTCCACAGCAAGCGCAGGACATAGGGTTATTGTTGTTGAAGTTGGAGGAGATGAAGCAGGATGGTTAGCGACTTTAGGTGGGTTAACAGGAGGAGCTGATTATATTATTATTCCTGAAATAGAATTTAATCCAGATAATTTAATTAATAATATCAAAAAAAGATATGAGGAAGGTAAAAAGTTTTCTATTGTAGTTGTACAAGAAAAATGTAATTTATCGAAATATATATCAACAGAAGGAACACCTTCGGAGATAGTTTCTAAAATAATTAAAGAAAATATTCAAGGTGTAGAATGTAGAAACGTTAATTTAGGTTATATGCAAAGAGGTGGAACCCCTGTATCATTTGATAGACTTATAGCAACTATGTTTTCAAATAAAGCTATAGAATATATTAAAAAAGGAAAAGTAAATATAGCATTAGCATTAAAAGGATTTGAAATATATGATGTGCCTTTTTCTCAAGAGTTATTAAAAAATAAAGAAATAGATTATAAAATATATGAAATGGCAAAAACCTTTTTCTAA
- the glmU gene encoding bifunctional UDP-N-acetylglucosamine diphosphorylase/glucosamine-1-phosphate N-acetyltransferase GlmU — MRVLILAAGMGTRMKSKYPKVMHKLMGKELLNWVIDTAKKLNPSKIAVVLGHKSEMVEQILTEDIEIYYQKEQLGTGHAVMSAKDFINNEDILILYGDTPLITEETLNKLVNKHMETNADATVLTTILDNPKGYGRIIKNENGKLIDIIEEADTTEEQRNIKEINSGFVIYKGEKLLYGLSKIKPNNNQGEYYLTDVPKNLNYVETYVLEDFTEVLGINNRVQLAEAEKIMRKRTLNKLMLNGVTIVDPESTYISPDVEIGQDTIIYPMTIIFGNTRIGEECEIGPMTRIVNCEIGDFVKIIRSECEDAKIENNVSIGPYSRLRTGTYLKENVKIGNFVETKKTIINKNSKAQHLTYLGDATIGEDVNIGAGTITCNYDGINKHKTYIGNRVFVGSNTALVAPVDIQDDVLIGAGSTITENIPKGSLALGRAKQITKENWVYKKREKGE; from the coding sequence ATGAGAGTTTTAATTTTAGCTGCTGGTATGGGAACTAGAATGAAATCTAAATATCCAAAAGTAATGCATAAATTAATGGGAAAAGAATTATTAAATTGGGTTATAGATACTGCAAAAAAATTAAATCCATCAAAAATAGCTGTAGTATTAGGTCATAAAAGTGAAATGGTAGAACAAATACTTACAGAAGATATTGAAATTTATTATCAAAAAGAGCAATTAGGTACTGGTCATGCTGTTATGTCAGCGAAAGATTTTATAAATAATGAGGATATTTTAATTTTGTATGGAGATACTCCATTAATAACAGAAGAAACTTTAAATAAATTAGTAAATAAACATATGGAAACAAATGCTGATGCAACAGTTTTAACAACTATTTTGGATAATCCAAAAGGTTATGGTAGAATTATAAAGAATGAAAATGGTAAATTAATTGATATTATTGAAGAAGCTGATACAACAGAAGAACAAAGAAATATTAAAGAAATAAATTCTGGTTTTGTTATATACAAAGGTGAAAAACTTTTATATGGTTTATCAAAAATTAAGCCTAATAATAATCAAGGGGAATATTATTTAACTGATGTTCCAAAAAATTTAAATTATGTAGAGACATACGTGTTAGAGGATTTTACAGAAGTATTGGGAATAAATAACAGAGTGCAATTAGCTGAAGCTGAGAAAATAATGAGAAAAAGAACTTTAAATAAATTAATGTTAAATGGAGTTACTATTGTAGATCCTGAATCGACATATATTTCTCCTGATGTAGAAATAGGTCAAGACACTATAATTTATCCAATGACAATTATTTTTGGAAATACCAGAATAGGTGAAGAATGTGAAATTGGGCCAATGACAAGAATAGTAAATTGTGAAATAGGTGATTTTGTAAAAATAATTAGATCTGAATGTGAAGATGCGAAAATAGAAAATAACGTTTCAATTGGGCCATACTCTAGGTTAAGAACAGGTACATATTTAAAAGAAAATGTAAAAATAGGGAATTTTGTAGAAACTAAAAAAACAATAATAAATAAAAATTCAAAAGCACAACATTTAACATATTTAGGAGATGCCACTATTGGAGAAGATGTTAATATAGGAGCGGGAACAATCACGTGTAACTATGATGGAATAAATAAGCATAAAACATATATTGGAAATAGAGTTTTTGTAGGTAGTAATACGGCTTTAGTTGCACCTGTTGATATACAAGATGATGTATTAATTGGTGCAGGTTCTACAATTACAGAAAATATACCCAAGGGATCATTAGCTTTAGGAAGAGCTAAACAAATAACAAAAGAGAATTGGGTATATAAAAAGAGGGAGAAAGGAGAGTAA
- the dnaB gene encoding replicative DNA helicase: MSPPHSTEAEEALLGSVFLDPQILPDILEEVRSNDFYNQQHQIIFRTIEDLFDRGLPVDAITVMENLRNSNLLEKVGGEDKLIYLAEVVPTPANALYYAKIVKDKSLLRSLVTASTEIVEATRTIGEAEEILDFAEKKIFEIAESRATRTYDSVPNIVHDVFEKLDELKKRASMEPNALVTGLPTGFISLDRLTSGFHRSDLIIIAARPSMGKTAFALNVASNLAIKYKIPIAMFNLEMSKEQLVQRILCAEAQVDLQKVRTGMLNNDDWNKLVNAAHKLSQSKIVVDDEPGLDPRTLRAKARRMKREYGIEAIFIDYLQLMSSKSRGSESRQQEISEISRSLKLLARELNVVIVALSQLSRAVEQREDKRPRLSDLRESGAIEQDADMVMFLYRDAYYKRKKESENNKDKNNENLILNHPHESELIIGKQRNGPVGTIKLMFDPKVTLFFEKDNIHNEKY; this comes from the coding sequence ATGTCACCGCCCCATAGTACAGAAGCTGAGGAAGCATTATTAGGAAGTGTATTTTTAGATCCACAAATATTACCAGATATTTTAGAAGAAGTAAGATCTAATGATTTTTATAATCAACAACATCAAATAATATTTAGAACAATAGAAGATTTGTTTGATAGAGGACTCCCAGTTGACGCTATAACGGTAATGGAAAATCTAAGAAATTCTAATTTATTAGAAAAAGTCGGAGGCGAAGATAAATTAATTTATTTAGCTGAGGTAGTACCAACTCCTGCTAATGCATTATATTATGCAAAGATAGTAAAAGATAAATCGTTATTGAGAAGTTTAGTTACAGCTAGTACAGAGATAGTTGAAGCTACTCGAACTATAGGAGAAGCAGAAGAAATATTGGATTTTGCTGAGAAGAAAATTTTTGAAATAGCAGAATCAAGAGCTACAAGAACATATGATTCAGTTCCAAATATTGTTCATGATGTTTTTGAAAAATTAGACGAATTAAAAAAAAGAGCTTCAATGGAACCAAATGCGCTTGTTACAGGTCTACCAACTGGTTTTATATCTTTAGATAGATTAACTTCGGGCTTTCATAGATCTGATTTAATTATAATAGCAGCAAGGCCTTCTATGGGGAAAACTGCATTTGCTTTAAATGTAGCTAGTAATTTGGCTATAAAATATAAAATACCAATAGCAATGTTCAACCTTGAAATGTCGAAAGAACAATTAGTTCAAAGAATTTTATGTGCTGAAGCTCAAGTAGATTTACAAAAGGTTAGAACTGGTATGCTAAATAATGATGATTGGAATAAACTTGTTAATGCAGCTCATAAATTATCGCAATCTAAAATTGTAGTTGATGATGAACCGGGATTGGATCCTAGAACTTTAAGGGCTAAAGCTAGAAGGATGAAGAGGGAATATGGAATAGAAGCGATTTTTATAGATTATTTGCAATTAATGTCTTCTAAAAGTAGAGGATCAGAAAGCAGACAACAGGAAATTTCAGAAATATCAAGATCTTTAAAACTATTAGCAAGAGAACTAAATGTTGTAATAGTTGCGTTATCTCAATTATCCCGTGCTGTTGAGCAAAGGGAAGATAAAAGGCCTAGACTTAGTGATTTAAGAGAATCTGGTGCAATTGAACAAGATGCTGATATGGTAATGTTTTTATATAGAGATGCATATTATAAAAGAAAAAAAGAAAGTGAAAATAACAAAGATAAAAATAATGAGAATTTAATATTAAATCATCCACATGAATCTGAGTTGATAATTGGAAAACAAAGAAATGGACCAGTTGGAACTATTAAATTGATGTTTGATCCAAAAGTAACGTTATTTTTTGAAAAAGATAATATTCATAATGAAAAATATTAG
- a CDS encoding sodium-translocating pyrophosphatase, with the protein MQLLNLSGIIFGLSGIIFTVFLTFKVLENSPGNEKMQKISKAIQEGAKAFLISEYKILYIIVIIIFILLGLINGWNMSLSFLLGATLSVASGFFGMGIATKANTRTAQGAIESLNKGLKIAFNGGAVMGMTVASLGLFGLGLVYYLTNGDTISMSGYAMGASLVALFARVGGGIFTKAADVGADLVGKTEAGIPEDDPRNPAVIADNVGDNVGDVAGMGADLYESFVGSIFSASALGIIMYSEKGAIFPFLVASIGILAAMLGIIIFNYYLKTKDNVDPSKALHFGTYIANGLTLLGVLMISLFFLRTIKPFIVIFLGMIVGMIIGNITEYYTAKNPIKHLAHSAISGAAPLLINGMAIGMESTAIPVILISFATIISYYFLGLFGIALAGVGMLATLGITLAIDAYGPIADNSGGIAQMADLESFVRERTDQLDAVGNTTAAIGKGFAIGSAALTALALFASYTQVTNLSIIDLSKSNVFIGALIGGMLPFLFSSMAMKAVGDAAEIMVQEVRRQFKEIVGLMEGKAEPDYKKCVSIATKGALKKMVLPSLLAVFMPIIMYIVLGKESVAGMLVGTTVSGVMLAIFMANAGGAWDNAKKYIEEGNFGGKGTFAHKAAVIGDTVGDPFKDTAGPAINILIKLMSIISIVVIPILIKIFEN; encoded by the coding sequence ATGCAGTTATTAAATCTAAGTGGTATTATTTTTGGTTTAAGTGGTATTATTTTTACAGTTTTTCTAACTTTTAAGGTTTTAGAAAATTCTCCAGGAAATGAGAAAATGCAGAAAATTTCTAAAGCAATTCAAGAAGGAGCAAAAGCTTTTTTAATTTCAGAGTATAAGATATTATATATTATAGTAATTATTATTTTTATATTATTAGGGTTAATTAATGGATGGAATATGTCATTATCATTTTTACTCGGTGCAACTCTATCCGTAGCATCAGGCTTTTTCGGAATGGGTATTGCAACAAAAGCAAATACTAGAACAGCACAAGGAGCAATTGAATCTTTAAATAAGGGATTAAAAATAGCTTTTAATGGTGGTGCTGTTATGGGAATGACAGTAGCATCATTGGGACTTTTTGGTCTAGGTTTAGTATATTATTTAACTAATGGAGATACTATATCAATGAGTGGTTATGCTATGGGAGCATCTTTAGTTGCACTTTTTGCAAGAGTTGGTGGAGGTATTTTCACTAAAGCAGCTGATGTTGGAGCTGATTTAGTTGGGAAAACTGAAGCTGGTATTCCTGAAGATGATCCAAGAAATCCAGCTGTAATAGCAGATAATGTTGGTGATAATGTTGGCGATGTTGCTGGTATGGGAGCTGATTTATATGAATCATTTGTTGGTTCTATTTTTTCTGCATCGGCGTTAGGAATAATTATGTATAGTGAAAAAGGTGCAATTTTCCCATTTCTAGTTGCTTCTATTGGAATTTTAGCCGCAATGTTAGGTATTATTATATTTAATTATTATTTAAAAACTAAAGATAACGTAGATCCATCTAAAGCTTTACATTTTGGAACTTATATAGCAAATGGTTTAACTTTATTAGGAGTACTTATGATATCCTTATTCTTTTTAAGGACAATAAAACCATTTATTGTAATCTTTTTAGGGATGATTGTTGGTATGATTATAGGTAATATAACTGAATATTATACAGCCAAAAATCCAATAAAACATTTAGCTCATAGTGCAATTAGTGGAGCTGCTCCGTTATTAATAAATGGTATGGCAATTGGTATGGAATCAACTGCAATACCAGTTATATTGATCTCTTTTGCTACCATTATATCTTATTATTTCTTAGGTTTATTTGGAATCGCGTTGGCAGGAGTAGGGATGTTAGCAACATTGGGAATTACATTAGCAATAGATGCATACGGTCCAATTGCGGATAATTCAGGTGGGATAGCTCAAATGGCTGATCTAGAATCATTTGTTAGAGAAAGAACAGATCAATTAGATGCTGTAGGTAATACAACAGCAGCTATAGGAAAAGGCTTTGCAATAGGATCAGCAGCATTAACAGCTTTGGCTCTTTTTGCATCATATACGCAGGTGACAAATTTATCTATTATAGATTTGTCTAAATCAAATGTGTTTATTGGAGCTTTAATTGGAGGAATGCTACCATTTTTATTTTCTTCTATGGCAATGAAAGCTGTTGGAGATGCTGCAGAAATAATGGTTCAGGAGGTTAGAAGACAATTTAAAGAAATTGTAGGTTTAATGGAGGGGAAAGCAGAACCTGATTATAAAAAGTGTGTTTCTATTGCAACAAAAGGAGCATTAAAAAAGATGGTATTGCCATCGTTATTAGCAGTTTTTATGCCTATAATAATGTATATAGTATTGGGAAAAGAATCAGTCGCTGGAATGCTGGTTGGAACTACAGTTTCTGGTGTAATGTTAGCTATATTTATGGCGAATGCAGGTGGTGCTTGGGATAATGCGAAAAAATATATAGAAGAAGGAAATTTTGGCGGTAAAGGTACGTTTGCTCATAAAGCTGCGGTTATAGGAGATACAGTAGGTGATCCTTTTAAAGATACCGCTGGCCCGGCAATAAATATATTGATTAAATTAATGTCTATTATTTCTATTGTTGTAATACCTATATTAATAAAAATATTTGAAAATTAA
- the pth gene encoding aminoacyl-tRNA hydrolase, translating into MKLIFGLGNPGPRYVFTKHNVGFLVVDRYYEINKNNLKKISRKTFEGYFNDNIMLIKPLTYMNLSGKVLYELKNKFRNPEDIIVIYDDVTLDIGKIRIRPNGSAGGHNGMKSIISVLKSTDFPRIRVGVGPKPEYMDLADYVLSEFSNEEYYKINKVIDNIIPAIDLIVEGKISYAMNKYNNKDLSGDEKI; encoded by the coding sequence ATGAAATTAATATTTGGATTAGGAAATCCTGGCCCACGTTATGTTTTTACTAAACATAACGTGGGGTTTTTGGTTGTTGATAGATATTATGAAATTAATAAAAATAATTTAAAAAAAATAAGCAGAAAAACTTTTGAAGGATATTTTAATGATAATATAATGCTTATTAAGCCTTTAACTTATATGAATTTAAGCGGAAAGGTATTGTATGAATTAAAAAATAAATTCAGAAATCCTGAAGATATAATAGTAATATATGATGATGTAACCTTAGATATTGGAAAAATTAGAATAAGGCCAAATGGTTCTGCAGGCGGTCATAATGGAATGAAATCAATTATATCTGTTCTCAAAAGCACAGATTTTCCTAGAATTAGAGTTGGTGTTGGTCCAAAACCTGAATACATGGATTTAGCAGATTATGTTTTAAGTGAATTTTCAAATGAAGAATATTATAAAATAAATAAGGTTATTGATAATATTATTCCTGCAATTGATTTAATTGTTGAAGGAAAAATATCTTATGCAATGAATAAGTACAATAACAAAGATTTAAGTGGAGATGAAAAAATATGA
- the ruvA gene encoding Holliday junction branch migration protein RuvA, with translation MVRKLKGIVNKLNEDEIIVQSGNFFFESIPTYRILKNCDEGKEYIFHTVLDMNEWNISLYLFYDEFERELFLNLKKVSKLGAKSALKILQSDDAENIISMISANDLNGLSKLPGVGKKTAERIANELKDKFEAFIVDSSSKLNDALDALEALGFERNRSFRILKEMDIENLSLENIITQALKKL, from the coding sequence ATGGTTAGGAAATTAAAAGGTATAGTGAACAAGTTAAATGAAGATGAAATAATTGTTCAAAGTGGGAATTTCTTTTTTGAAAGTATACCAACTTATAGAATTCTTAAAAATTGTGATGAAGGTAAAGAATATATTTTTCATACTGTTCTTGATATGAATGAATGGAATATTTCGTTATACTTGTTTTATGATGAATTTGAAAGAGAATTGTTTTTGAATTTGAAAAAAGTATCAAAATTAGGTGCAAAAAGTGCTTTGAAAATTTTGCAAAGTGATGATGCTGAAAATATAATATCAATGATTTCAGCTAATGATTTAAATGGTTTATCGAAATTACCAGGAGTTGGAAAGAAAACTGCTGAAAGAATAGCGAATGAATTAAAAGATAAATTTGAAGCGTTTATAGTAGACAGTAGTTCTAAATTAAATGATGCTTTAGATGCATTGGAAGCTTTGGGTTTTGAAAGAAATAGATCTTTTAGAATTTTAAAAGAAATGGATATAGAAAATTTATCCTTAGAAAATATAATTACACAAGCTTTGAAGAAATTGTGA